In the Mailhella massiliensis genome, one interval contains:
- a CDS encoding Abi family protein — MPKTLNSLMKHLRNCGIAIKGSAQKRKLKNIGYYHGYKGYRFAGKASNRLPLTDFSQVAALYDFDMQVKTLLYPHVVQIETCLKNYTLEAVLKDTGSATFENIWKQSLTDYRNYRGDRYRKAWDRRQRLRGEIDNLIFRNHKNRDVIGHFRDADKDIPIWAIFEVMTLGNFGAFYECLNKRVQTSIVRDLDMPTNLESERRLKDIIFALKDLRNAVAHNGVVLDVRFRSGAVHSGVAQLIKQETGVVGVDFSDITDYIVLIAYLMRKMRLTKTECKQFISGYENILKVFYAELPFNIYSKIIKTTARNKLTALRKYASNG; from the coding sequence ATGCCCAAAACGCTCAATTCGCTCATGAAGCATTTACGAAATTGCGGCATAGCAATCAAAGGCTCAGCCCAGAAGCGCAAGCTTAAGAATATTGGCTACTATCATGGATACAAGGGCTACCGCTTTGCGGGAAAAGCAAGCAACCGACTTCCACTCACGGACTTCTCACAGGTTGCCGCTCTCTACGATTTTGACATGCAAGTCAAAACGCTGCTTTACCCCCATGTCGTGCAAATTGAAACATGCCTCAAAAACTATACGCTTGAAGCCGTTCTCAAAGACACGGGCTCGGCAACGTTTGAAAACATTTGGAAGCAAAGCCTCACTGATTACCGAAACTACAGAGGGGATAGATATCGCAAAGCGTGGGATAGACGCCAACGACTGCGCGGCGAAATTGACAACCTCATCTTTCGCAACCATAAAAATCGTGACGTCATTGGCCATTTCCGTGATGCTGACAAGGATATCCCCATCTGGGCAATTTTCGAAGTTATGACACTTGGCAATTTTGGCGCATTCTACGAATGTCTCAACAAGCGTGTTCAAACGTCCATCGTTCGCGATCTTGATATGCCCACCAACTTGGAATCGGAGCGCCGCCTAAAAGACATTATTTTTGCCCTAAAAGATCTCCGGAATGCTGTTGCGCATAATGGTGTTGTGCTCGATGTTCGTTTCCGATCCGGCGCTGTCCACTCTGGAGTTGCTCAACTCATAAAGCAGGAAACAGGAGTTGTCGGCGTCGATTTCTCCGACATAACTGATTACATCGTTCTCATCGCCTACCTCATGCGCAAGATGCGTTTGACTAAAACCGAATGCAAGCAGTTCATTTCAGGCTATGAAAACATCTTGAAGGTCTTCTACGCTGAACTGCCCTTCAACATCTACTCCAAAATCATCAAAACAACCGCGCGCAATAAGCTTACCGCTTTACGGAAATATGCGAGCAATGGGTAA
- a CDS encoding DUF3990 domain-containing protein, which translates to MILWHGSSEIVKQPRLELCRPYNDYGAGFYCTEHEDLAKEWACPGEADGFANRYELATDKLAILDLSSSEYSVLTWLALLLANRRVDLSNAIARTARDYLLDRFLIDTSGFDIIRGYRADDSYFSFARAFLNNTISVAQLSEAMRLGNLGEQVALTSAKAFERIQCTGYELASCEIYHARRAERDRRARSQYQSLCAQLDRTGLYVRVILLEEVDPHDPRLF; encoded by the coding sequence GTGATCCTCTGGCATGGGTCGTCCGAAATCGTTAAGCAACCGCGCTTGGAGCTGTGCCGTCCATACAACGACTACGGCGCGGGCTTCTACTGTACCGAGCATGAAGACCTCGCAAAGGAATGGGCGTGCCCTGGCGAAGCGGATGGGTTTGCGAATCGCTATGAGCTTGCTACGGACAAGCTCGCCATCCTCGACCTTTCTAGCTCGGAATATTCGGTGCTCACTTGGCTCGCTTTGTTGCTCGCAAATCGCCGTGTCGATCTCTCGAATGCCATCGCTCGCACCGCTCGCGACTACCTGCTCGATCGCTTTCTCATCGACACATCGGGCTTCGACATCATTCGCGGATACCGTGCAGACGATTCGTACTTTTCGTTCGCGCGGGCGTTTTTGAACAACACGATTTCCGTAGCGCAGCTTTCCGAGGCTATGCGTTTGGGAAATCTGGGCGAGCAGGTTGCGCTTACCAGTGCGAAGGCGTTCGAGCGCATCCAATGTACCGGCTATGAACTTGCGTCTTGCGAGATCTATCACGCGCGTAGGGCCGAACGCGATCGCCGTGCGCGGAGCCAGTACCAATCTCTTTGCGCGCAGCTCGATCGCACCGGGCTGTATGTTCGCGTTATCCTGCTCGAGGAGGTCGATCCCCATGACCCACGTCTCTTCTAA
- a CDS encoding helix-turn-helix transcriptional regulator gives MTHVSSKGRGVVARAYDVLYLEDAMSCLACFFDYAAWDYGAEGFEVANLFASSRLARQFETGAPWVVSGRSGIELFWGMCGELGYDDEQAMIEQGFRPDRTPEYWAGWIAAYVQWRFALTFRTVFDVLPFDVLVDLYDPWHEASEERVAQLFAERMTSYQGQTNLARMRSACGYTQRELAELSGVSLRSIQMYEQRNKDINRAQASAVAQIARVLHCRVEDLLEPVVAVA, from the coding sequence ATGACCCACGTCTCTTCTAAAGGCCGTGGCGTCGTTGCCCGCGCGTACGACGTCCTCTACCTAGAAGACGCCATGTCCTGCCTTGCATGCTTCTTCGACTATGCGGCTTGGGACTACGGTGCCGAAGGATTTGAGGTTGCGAACCTTTTTGCGTCGAGTCGGCTTGCCCGGCAGTTCGAAACGGGGGCACCGTGGGTGGTTTCTGGGCGGTCGGGCATCGAGCTCTTCTGGGGCATGTGCGGCGAGCTTGGTTACGACGATGAACAGGCGATGATCGAGCAGGGCTTTCGACCAGACAGGACGCCTGAGTATTGGGCGGGCTGGATCGCCGCGTACGTCCAATGGCGGTTTGCGCTTACGTTCCGCACGGTTTTCGATGTGTTGCCGTTCGATGTGCTTGTCGACTTGTACGACCCGTGGCACGAAGCATCCGAAGAGCGTGTGGCTCAGTTGTTTGCGGAGCGGATGACAAGCTATCAGGGGCAGACGAACCTCGCGCGCATGCGGAGTGCCTGTGGATACACACAGCGTGAACTCGCCGAGCTATCTGGTGTTTCACTGCGGTCGATACAGATGTATGAGCAGCGCAACAAGGATATCAACCGGGCGCAAGCTTCCGCCGTGGCGCAGATTGCTCGCGTGCTTCACTGCCGGGTAGAGGATCTGCTCGAACCGGTTGTTGCGGTGGCGTAG